From the genome of Papaver somniferum cultivar HN1 chromosome 2, ASM357369v1, whole genome shotgun sequence, one region includes:
- the LOC113349319 gene encoding vacuolar protein sorting-associated protein 32 homolog 1-like has protein sequence MFTRIFGKPKQEPNALSSLAKLHETLEMLEKKESLLLKKVSAEMDKAKEFARAKNKRAAITCLKRKRLLEQQVEQLGNFQLRIHDQMILIEGAKATTDTVDALRTGAAAMKAMQKATNIDDVDKTMDEINEQTQNMKEIQNALANPIGYDFDEDELEAELEELEELELEEQILDTETTYPVPPVHVPQVNQPNRRPLKKNSKEEDEFATLEKEMAI, from the exons ATGTTTACACGGATTTTTGGGAAGCCTAAGCAGGAGCCAAATGCTCTATCATCGTTAGCTAAGTTGCATGAG ACGCTTGAAATGTTAGAGAAGAAAGAGAGccttcttctaaagaaggtttctGCGGAGATGGACAAAGCAAAAGAGTTTGCCAGAGCGAAGAACAAAAGAG CTGCTATAACCTGTTTGAAGAGGAAAAGGCTGTTAGAACAGCAGGTCGAGCAACTTGGAAATTTCCAATTGCGAATTCATGATCAG ATGATACTGATTGAAGGTGCAAAAGCTACAACAGACACTGTTGATGCATTGAGGACTGGAGCAGCTGCTATGAAAGCTATGCAGAAAGCAAC TAATATTGACGATGTCGACAAGACAATGGATGAGATCAATGAGCAAACACAAAACATGAAAGAAATTCAAAACGCACTGGCAAATCCTATTGGCTATGACTTTGATGAG GATGAATTGGAGGCTGAACTCGAGGAACTAGAAGAATTAGAGTTGGAGGAGCAAATTCTTGATACAGAAACAACTTACCCTGTGCCTCCAGTCCATGTCCCACAAGTAAATCAACCAAATCGTCGTCCTCTTAAAAAGAACTCCAAGGAAGAAGACGAGTTCGCCACATTAGAGAAAGAGATGGCAATCTAA